The Mugil cephalus isolate CIBA_MC_2020 chromosome 11, CIBA_Mcephalus_1.1, whole genome shotgun sequence genome includes a window with the following:
- the ctnnb1 gene encoding catenin beta-1 isoform X2 — MASQADLMELDMAMEPDRKAAVSHWQQQSYLDSGIHSGATTTAPSLSGKGNPEEDDVDNNQVMYEWEQGFNQNFAQDQVQDLDGQYAMTRAQRVRAAMFPETLEEGMQIPSTQYDTANPTNVQRLAEPSQMLKHAVVNLINYQDDAELATRAIPELTKLLNDEDQVVVNKAAVMVHQLSKKEASRHAIMRSPQMVSAIVRTMQNTNDVETARCTAGTLHNLSHHREGLLAIFKSGGIPALVKMLGSPVDSVLFYAITTLHNLLLHQEGAKMAVRLAGGLQKMVALLSKTNVKFLAITTDCLQILAYGNQESKLIILASGGPQALVNIMRTYTYEKLLWTTSRVLKVLSVCSSNKPAIVEAGGMQALGLHLTDPSQRLVQNCLWTLRNLSDAATKQEGMEGLLGTLVQLLGSDDINVVTCAAGILSNLTCNNYKNKMMVCQVGGIEALVRTVLRAGDREDITEPAICALRHLTSRHQDAEMAQNAVRLHYGLPVVVKLLHPPSHWPLIKATVGLIRNLALCPANHAPLREQGAIPRLVQLLVRAHQDTQRRTSMGGTQQQFVEGVRMEEIVEGCTGALHILARDVHNRIVIRGLNTIPLFVQLLYSPIENIQRVAAGVLCELAQDKEAAEAIEAEGATAPLTELLHSRNEGVATYAAAVLFRMSEDKPQDYKKRLSVELTSSLFRTEPMAWNETGDLGLDIGAQGDPLGYRPEDPSYRSFHSGGYGGDSMGMEPMMDHDLGGGHHPGQDYPPVEGLPDLGHAQELIEGLPPGDSNQLAWFDTDL; from the exons ATGGCTTCCCAGG CTGATCTGATGGAACTAGACATGGCCATGGAGCCAGACCGTAAGGCAGCAGTCAGTCACTGGCAGCAACAGTCCTACCTGGATTCAGGCATCCATTCAGGGGCCACCACAACCGCCCCCTCTCTGAGTGGAAAGGGCAATCCAGAGGAAGACGATGTTGACAACAACCAGGTTATGTACGAGTGGGAGCAGGGCTTCAACCAGAACTTTGCCCAGGATCAAGTACAAG ACTTAGATGGACAGTATGCCATGACCCGTGCCCAGAGGGTACGTGCGGCCATGTTCCCCGAGACCCTAGAGGAAGGCATGCAGATCCCCTCTACACAGTATGACACAGCGAACCCCACCAACGTCCAGAGGCTGGCAGAGCCCTCGCAAATGCTCAAACATGCCGTGGTCAATCTGATCAACTACCAAGATGACGCCGAGCTGGCAACCAGAGCCATACCAGAACTCACAAAGCTACTCAACGATGAGGACCAG GTCGTAGTAAACAAGGCGGCAGTGATGGTCCACCAGCTTTCAAAGAAGGAAGCTTCTCGCCACGCCATCATGCGCTCCCCTCAGATGGTGTCTGCTATTGTCAGGACCATGCAGAACACAAATGACGTAGAGACGGCTCGCTGCACCGCAGGGACACTGCACAATCTGTCCCATCATAGAGAGGGACTGCTGGCTATCTTCAAGTCAGGAGGGATTCCAGCTCTTGTTAAAATGCTTGG TTCACCCGTGGACTCTGTCCTCTTCTACGCCATCACCACCCTCCACAACCTCCTCCTGCACCAAGAAGGAGCCAAGATGGCCGTTCGTTTAGCTGGCGGTCTCCAGAAGATGGTGGCTCTGCTCAGCAAAACCAACGTCAAGTTCCTGGCCATCACCACCGACTGTCTTCAGATTCTGGCCTATGGAAACCAGGAGAGCAAG TTGATCATCTTGGCCAGTGGCGGCCCACAGGCGCTGGTCAACATCATGAGGACTTACACCTACGAGAAGCTGCTGTGGACCACAAGCCGTGTTCTCAAAGTTCTGTCGGTGTGCTCCAGTAACAAGCCCGCCATTGTAGAAGCTG GAGGCATGCAGGCCCTGGGACTCCACCTGACAGACCCCAGTCAGAGACTGGTCCAGAACTGTCTCTGGACTCTCAGGAACTTATCAGATGCTGCCACCAAACAG GAGGGAATGGAGGGTCTGTTAGGGACCCTGGTGCAGCTGCTCGGCAGTGACGACATCAATGTGGTGACATGTGCTGCTGGCATCCTCTCTAATCTGACCTGCAACAACTACAAGAACAAAATGATGGTCTGCCAG GTTGGAGGTATTGAGGCACTGGTGCGCACAGTGCTCCGGGctggagacagagaagacatCACAGAGCCAGCCATCTGTGCCCTGCGTCACCTTACATCTCGACACCAGGATGCTGAGATGGCACAGAACGCTGTCAGGCTGCACTACGGCCTGCCTGTGGTCGTCAAATTACTGCATCCGCCGTCACACTGGCCTCTCAtcaag GCTACAGTCGGTCTGATCCGTAACCTGGCTCTGTGCCCTGCAAACCACGCCCCTCTGAGGGAGCAGGGCGCCATCCCCAGACTGGTTCAGCTGCTGGTCAGAGCACACcaagacacacagagacgcacCAGCATGGGAGGCAcgcagcagcagtttgtg GAGGGAGTTCGCATGGAGGAGATTGTGGAGGGCTGCACAGGAGCACTTCACATCCTGGCCAGAGATGTGCACAACAGAATAGTCATCAGAGGCCTCAACACCATTCCACTCTTTGTACAG ctgTTGTATTCTCCCATTGAGAACATCCAGCGTGTAGCAGCAGGCGTCCTGTGTGAGCTGGCCCAGGATAAAGAGGCTGCCGAGGCCATTGAGGCTGAGGGAGCCACTGCCCCTCTCACAGAGCTCTTACACAGCCGCAATGAAGGAGTCG CCACATatgcagcagcagttttgttCCGTATGTCAGAGGACAAACCCCAAGACTACAAGAAACGCCTCTCGGTAGAACTCACCAGCTCACTCTTCAGGACAGAACCCATGGCCTGGAACGag ACTGGAGACCTGGGTTTGGACATCGGAGCTCAGGGAGATCCTCTGGGCTACAGACCAGAGG acCCAAGTTACCGTTCCTTCCATTCGGGAGGTTACGGAGGAGACTCGATGGGCATGGAGCCCATGATGGACCACGATCTGGGTGGAGGCCACCACCCTGGCCAGGACTACCCCCCTGTAGAAGGTCTCCCTGACCTGGGACATGCCCAGGAACTGATAGAGGGGCTGCCACCTGGCGACTCAAACCAACTGGCCTGGTTTGATACCGACCTGTAA
- the ctnnb1 gene encoding catenin beta-1 isoform X1, which translates to MASQADLMELDMAMEPDRKAAVSHWQQQSYLDSGIHSGATTTAPSLSGKGNPEEDDVDNNQVMYEWEQGFNQNFAQDQVQDLDGQYAMTRAQRVRAAMFPETLEEGMQIPSTQYDTANPTNVQRLAEPSQMLKHAVVNLINYQDDAELATRAIPELTKLLNDEDQVVVNKAAVMVHQLSKKEASRHAIMRSPQMVSAIVRTMQNTNDVETARCTAGTLHNLSHHREGLLAIFKSGGIPALVKMLGSPVDSVLFYAITTLHNLLLHQEGAKMAVRLAGGLQKMVALLSKTNVKFLAITTDCLQILAYGNQESKLIILASGGPQALVNIMRTYTYEKLLWTTSRVLKVLSVCSSNKPAIVEAGGMQALGLHLTDPSQRLVQNCLWTLRNLSDAATKQVMSPSVEGMEGLLGTLVQLLGSDDINVVTCAAGILSNLTCNNYKNKMMVCQVGGIEALVRTVLRAGDREDITEPAICALRHLTSRHQDAEMAQNAVRLHYGLPVVVKLLHPPSHWPLIKATVGLIRNLALCPANHAPLREQGAIPRLVQLLVRAHQDTQRRTSMGGTQQQFVEGVRMEEIVEGCTGALHILARDVHNRIVIRGLNTIPLFVQLLYSPIENIQRVAAGVLCELAQDKEAAEAIEAEGATAPLTELLHSRNEGVATYAAAVLFRMSEDKPQDYKKRLSVELTSSLFRTEPMAWNETGDLGLDIGAQGDPLGYRPEDPSYRSFHSGGYGGDSMGMEPMMDHDLGGGHHPGQDYPPVEGLPDLGHAQELIEGLPPGDSNQLAWFDTDL; encoded by the exons ATGGCTTCCCAGG CTGATCTGATGGAACTAGACATGGCCATGGAGCCAGACCGTAAGGCAGCAGTCAGTCACTGGCAGCAACAGTCCTACCTGGATTCAGGCATCCATTCAGGGGCCACCACAACCGCCCCCTCTCTGAGTGGAAAGGGCAATCCAGAGGAAGACGATGTTGACAACAACCAGGTTATGTACGAGTGGGAGCAGGGCTTCAACCAGAACTTTGCCCAGGATCAAGTACAAG ACTTAGATGGACAGTATGCCATGACCCGTGCCCAGAGGGTACGTGCGGCCATGTTCCCCGAGACCCTAGAGGAAGGCATGCAGATCCCCTCTACACAGTATGACACAGCGAACCCCACCAACGTCCAGAGGCTGGCAGAGCCCTCGCAAATGCTCAAACATGCCGTGGTCAATCTGATCAACTACCAAGATGACGCCGAGCTGGCAACCAGAGCCATACCAGAACTCACAAAGCTACTCAACGATGAGGACCAG GTCGTAGTAAACAAGGCGGCAGTGATGGTCCACCAGCTTTCAAAGAAGGAAGCTTCTCGCCACGCCATCATGCGCTCCCCTCAGATGGTGTCTGCTATTGTCAGGACCATGCAGAACACAAATGACGTAGAGACGGCTCGCTGCACCGCAGGGACACTGCACAATCTGTCCCATCATAGAGAGGGACTGCTGGCTATCTTCAAGTCAGGAGGGATTCCAGCTCTTGTTAAAATGCTTGG TTCACCCGTGGACTCTGTCCTCTTCTACGCCATCACCACCCTCCACAACCTCCTCCTGCACCAAGAAGGAGCCAAGATGGCCGTTCGTTTAGCTGGCGGTCTCCAGAAGATGGTGGCTCTGCTCAGCAAAACCAACGTCAAGTTCCTGGCCATCACCACCGACTGTCTTCAGATTCTGGCCTATGGAAACCAGGAGAGCAAG TTGATCATCTTGGCCAGTGGCGGCCCACAGGCGCTGGTCAACATCATGAGGACTTACACCTACGAGAAGCTGCTGTGGACCACAAGCCGTGTTCTCAAAGTTCTGTCGGTGTGCTCCAGTAACAAGCCCGCCATTGTAGAAGCTG GAGGCATGCAGGCCCTGGGACTCCACCTGACAGACCCCAGTCAGAGACTGGTCCAGAACTGTCTCTGGACTCTCAGGAACTTATCAGATGCTGCCACCAAACAGGTGATGAGTCCATCCGTG GAGGGAATGGAGGGTCTGTTAGGGACCCTGGTGCAGCTGCTCGGCAGTGACGACATCAATGTGGTGACATGTGCTGCTGGCATCCTCTCTAATCTGACCTGCAACAACTACAAGAACAAAATGATGGTCTGCCAG GTTGGAGGTATTGAGGCACTGGTGCGCACAGTGCTCCGGGctggagacagagaagacatCACAGAGCCAGCCATCTGTGCCCTGCGTCACCTTACATCTCGACACCAGGATGCTGAGATGGCACAGAACGCTGTCAGGCTGCACTACGGCCTGCCTGTGGTCGTCAAATTACTGCATCCGCCGTCACACTGGCCTCTCAtcaag GCTACAGTCGGTCTGATCCGTAACCTGGCTCTGTGCCCTGCAAACCACGCCCCTCTGAGGGAGCAGGGCGCCATCCCCAGACTGGTTCAGCTGCTGGTCAGAGCACACcaagacacacagagacgcacCAGCATGGGAGGCAcgcagcagcagtttgtg GAGGGAGTTCGCATGGAGGAGATTGTGGAGGGCTGCACAGGAGCACTTCACATCCTGGCCAGAGATGTGCACAACAGAATAGTCATCAGAGGCCTCAACACCATTCCACTCTTTGTACAG ctgTTGTATTCTCCCATTGAGAACATCCAGCGTGTAGCAGCAGGCGTCCTGTGTGAGCTGGCCCAGGATAAAGAGGCTGCCGAGGCCATTGAGGCTGAGGGAGCCACTGCCCCTCTCACAGAGCTCTTACACAGCCGCAATGAAGGAGTCG CCACATatgcagcagcagttttgttCCGTATGTCAGAGGACAAACCCCAAGACTACAAGAAACGCCTCTCGGTAGAACTCACCAGCTCACTCTTCAGGACAGAACCCATGGCCTGGAACGag ACTGGAGACCTGGGTTTGGACATCGGAGCTCAGGGAGATCCTCTGGGCTACAGACCAGAGG acCCAAGTTACCGTTCCTTCCATTCGGGAGGTTACGGAGGAGACTCGATGGGCATGGAGCCCATGATGGACCACGATCTGGGTGGAGGCCACCACCCTGGCCAGGACTACCCCCCTGTAGAAGGTCTCCCTGACCTGGGACATGCCCAGGAACTGATAGAGGGGCTGCCACCTGGCGACTCAAACCAACTGGCCTGGTTTGATACCGACCTGTAA
- the ctnnb1 gene encoding catenin beta-1 isoform X3, whose protein sequence is MASQADLMELDMAMEPDRKAAVSHWQQQSYLDSGIHSGATTTAPSLSGKGNPEEDDVDNNQVMYEWEQGFNQNFAQDQVQDLDGQYAMTRAQRVRAAMFPETLEEGMQIPSTQYDTANPTNVQRLAEPSQMLKHAVVNLINYQDDAELATRAIPELTKLLNDEDQVVVNKAAVMVHQLSKKEASRHAIMRSPQMVSAIVRTMQNTNDVETARCTAGTLHNLSHHREGLLAIFKSGGIPALVKMLGSPVDSVLFYAITTLHNLLLHQEGAKMAVRLAGGLQKMVALLSKTNVKFLAITTDCLQILAYGNQESKLIILASGGPQALVNIMRTYTYEKLLWTTSRVLKVLSVCSSNKPAIVEAGGMQALGLHLTDPSQRLVQNCLWTLRNLSDAATKQVMSPSVEGMEGLLGTLVQLLGSDDINVVTCAAGILSNLTCNNYKNKMMVCQVGGIEALVRTVLRAGDREDITEPAICALRHLTSRHQDAEMAQNAVRLHYGLPVVVKLLHPPSHWPLIKATVGLIRNLALCPANHAPLREQGAIPRLVQLLVRAHQDTQRRTSMGGTQQQFVEGVRMEEIVEGCTGALHILARDVHNRIVIRGLNTIPLFVQLLYSPIENIQRVAAGVLCELAQDKEAAEAIEAEGATAPLTELLHSRNEGVATYAAAVLFRMSEDKPQDYKKRLSVELTSSLFRTEPMAWNETGDLGLDIGAQGDPLGYRPEAVSCDLDEPAS, encoded by the exons ATGGCTTCCCAGG CTGATCTGATGGAACTAGACATGGCCATGGAGCCAGACCGTAAGGCAGCAGTCAGTCACTGGCAGCAACAGTCCTACCTGGATTCAGGCATCCATTCAGGGGCCACCACAACCGCCCCCTCTCTGAGTGGAAAGGGCAATCCAGAGGAAGACGATGTTGACAACAACCAGGTTATGTACGAGTGGGAGCAGGGCTTCAACCAGAACTTTGCCCAGGATCAAGTACAAG ACTTAGATGGACAGTATGCCATGACCCGTGCCCAGAGGGTACGTGCGGCCATGTTCCCCGAGACCCTAGAGGAAGGCATGCAGATCCCCTCTACACAGTATGACACAGCGAACCCCACCAACGTCCAGAGGCTGGCAGAGCCCTCGCAAATGCTCAAACATGCCGTGGTCAATCTGATCAACTACCAAGATGACGCCGAGCTGGCAACCAGAGCCATACCAGAACTCACAAAGCTACTCAACGATGAGGACCAG GTCGTAGTAAACAAGGCGGCAGTGATGGTCCACCAGCTTTCAAAGAAGGAAGCTTCTCGCCACGCCATCATGCGCTCCCCTCAGATGGTGTCTGCTATTGTCAGGACCATGCAGAACACAAATGACGTAGAGACGGCTCGCTGCACCGCAGGGACACTGCACAATCTGTCCCATCATAGAGAGGGACTGCTGGCTATCTTCAAGTCAGGAGGGATTCCAGCTCTTGTTAAAATGCTTGG TTCACCCGTGGACTCTGTCCTCTTCTACGCCATCACCACCCTCCACAACCTCCTCCTGCACCAAGAAGGAGCCAAGATGGCCGTTCGTTTAGCTGGCGGTCTCCAGAAGATGGTGGCTCTGCTCAGCAAAACCAACGTCAAGTTCCTGGCCATCACCACCGACTGTCTTCAGATTCTGGCCTATGGAAACCAGGAGAGCAAG TTGATCATCTTGGCCAGTGGCGGCCCACAGGCGCTGGTCAACATCATGAGGACTTACACCTACGAGAAGCTGCTGTGGACCACAAGCCGTGTTCTCAAAGTTCTGTCGGTGTGCTCCAGTAACAAGCCCGCCATTGTAGAAGCTG GAGGCATGCAGGCCCTGGGACTCCACCTGACAGACCCCAGTCAGAGACTGGTCCAGAACTGTCTCTGGACTCTCAGGAACTTATCAGATGCTGCCACCAAACAGGTGATGAGTCCATCCGTG GAGGGAATGGAGGGTCTGTTAGGGACCCTGGTGCAGCTGCTCGGCAGTGACGACATCAATGTGGTGACATGTGCTGCTGGCATCCTCTCTAATCTGACCTGCAACAACTACAAGAACAAAATGATGGTCTGCCAG GTTGGAGGTATTGAGGCACTGGTGCGCACAGTGCTCCGGGctggagacagagaagacatCACAGAGCCAGCCATCTGTGCCCTGCGTCACCTTACATCTCGACACCAGGATGCTGAGATGGCACAGAACGCTGTCAGGCTGCACTACGGCCTGCCTGTGGTCGTCAAATTACTGCATCCGCCGTCACACTGGCCTCTCAtcaag GCTACAGTCGGTCTGATCCGTAACCTGGCTCTGTGCCCTGCAAACCACGCCCCTCTGAGGGAGCAGGGCGCCATCCCCAGACTGGTTCAGCTGCTGGTCAGAGCACACcaagacacacagagacgcacCAGCATGGGAGGCAcgcagcagcagtttgtg GAGGGAGTTCGCATGGAGGAGATTGTGGAGGGCTGCACAGGAGCACTTCACATCCTGGCCAGAGATGTGCACAACAGAATAGTCATCAGAGGCCTCAACACCATTCCACTCTTTGTACAG ctgTTGTATTCTCCCATTGAGAACATCCAGCGTGTAGCAGCAGGCGTCCTGTGTGAGCTGGCCCAGGATAAAGAGGCTGCCGAGGCCATTGAGGCTGAGGGAGCCACTGCCCCTCTCACAGAGCTCTTACACAGCCGCAATGAAGGAGTCG CCACATatgcagcagcagttttgttCCGTATGTCAGAGGACAAACCCCAAGACTACAAGAAACGCCTCTCGGTAGAACTCACCAGCTCACTCTTCAGGACAGAACCCATGGCCTGGAACGag ACTGGAGACCTGGGTTTGGACATCGGAGCTCAGGGAGATCCTCTGGGCTACAGACCAGAGG CTGTATCATGTGATCTGGATGAACCTGCATCGTGA